From Marivirga harenae, one genomic window encodes:
- a CDS encoding M16 family metallopeptidase: MRKLSAWSLVLFMGIMAACQPSEKADNKAELSIDYEKYVLPNGLEVVLHEDKSDPIAAVAIQMHVGSSREKPGRTGFAHFFEHMLFQKSENVEEGAFFKNINDLGGTFNGGTWTDGTVYYEVVPKDALERILWMEADRMGFFINAITKKDLEDEKPVVQNEKRQRVDNQPYGHRSYVIKKALYPEGHPYNWEVIGELEDLQAATLGDVKEFYNNWYGPNNATIVVAGDYDKEQVKAWIEKYFGEIESRGNDEVMSPKPVTLEATKKLFHEDDYAKVPDLRIVYPTVEQYHPDSWALSALGEILSQGKRAVLYKKLVEETEYAPSVFSYNSSSELAGEFNIGIRAKDGIDLDSVYAAVQEAMDEFERDGFSDKDLQRIKARQETSFYNGISSILGKAFQLSSYNEFKGNPGYITEDINKILAVEKEDVMRVYNEYIKGKPAIITSFVPQGQLELIVEGSEKATVKIEEVKPMDEASMADLDKDAEYEKTPSEIDRSKQPELGDMPLITPPTIYETTIANGIEVLGIQNDELPLVNFSIRLKGGGLLDDPNKPGIANLVTDIMQEGTKNKTPEELEDAIGQIGASIGMYTGNEEIVIYGNCLARYFEETMAIVEEMILEPRWDMEEFDRLKNAQINSIKQRNANPNAIAGIVANKITYGDDHIFAKPLSGTLESVESISIDDLKGYYEKYFSPSVTSLQIAGSVTKAQVEKALSGLNENWASKEVTFPEYEMKSVDEEGKIYFANFSNAKQSVIRMQRLAVERNHPDYYPLTVANYGLGGNSGGKLFQVLREEKGYTYGAYSNISSSTQKSPFAAYSSVKTNTTPQSVATFKEVIEAYKENYNEEELEKARTALIRKEARDYETLGQKLNVLQQISSYNLPKDFIKQNQEELKAYTVEDMKKIMDTYMNINQMNYIIVGDAETQLEGVKALNIKEVVKVDEDGNPVDNKIEAM, from the coding sequence ATGAGAAAATTATCAGCATGGTCATTAGTGCTATTTATGGGCATAATGGCTGCTTGTCAACCAAGCGAAAAAGCGGACAATAAAGCAGAATTGTCCATTGATTATGAAAAATATGTGCTTCCAAATGGTCTGGAAGTGGTCCTTCACGAGGATAAATCGGATCCCATTGCAGCTGTAGCTATTCAAATGCATGTGGGTTCTAGCCGTGAAAAGCCGGGAAGAACAGGTTTTGCCCATTTTTTCGAACACATGTTATTCCAAAAATCTGAAAACGTTGAGGAAGGTGCATTTTTCAAAAACATAAATGATTTAGGTGGAACATTCAATGGTGGTACTTGGACTGATGGAACGGTTTACTACGAGGTAGTTCCTAAAGATGCTTTGGAAAGAATCTTGTGGATGGAAGCAGATAGAATGGGATTCTTTATTAATGCTATCACTAAAAAAGACTTGGAAGATGAAAAGCCAGTGGTTCAAAATGAAAAGAGACAAAGAGTTGATAATCAGCCTTACGGACATAGAAGCTATGTAATTAAAAAAGCTTTATACCCAGAAGGTCATCCTTATAATTGGGAAGTAATTGGAGAGTTAGAAGATTTACAAGCAGCTACTTTGGGCGATGTTAAGGAATTCTATAATAACTGGTATGGTCCAAATAATGCAACAATAGTAGTTGCTGGTGATTATGATAAGGAGCAAGTGAAAGCTTGGATTGAAAAATACTTTGGAGAAATTGAATCAAGAGGAAATGACGAAGTAATGTCGCCAAAGCCAGTTACTTTGGAAGCTACAAAAAAGCTATTTCATGAAGATGATTACGCGAAAGTTCCTGATTTAAGAATTGTTTATCCTACAGTAGAGCAGTATCACCCAGATTCTTGGGCTTTATCTGCTTTAGGTGAAATCCTCAGTCAAGGTAAAAGAGCTGTTCTTTACAAGAAATTGGTTGAAGAGACTGAATACGCACCAAGTGTATTTTCTTATAACTCTTCTAGTGAATTAGCAGGTGAATTCAATATTGGGATTAGAGCAAAGGACGGAATTGACTTGGATTCAGTTTACGCTGCAGTACAGGAAGCTATGGATGAATTCGAGAGAGATGGTTTCTCTGATAAAGATTTGCAGAGAATTAAAGCCAGACAAGAGACTAGTTTCTACAATGGTATTTCTAGTATTTTAGGAAAAGCATTCCAATTAAGTAGCTATAATGAGTTTAAGGGAAATCCAGGATATATTACTGAAGACATCAATAAGATTTTAGCTGTTGAGAAAGAAGATGTAATGCGAGTTTACAATGAGTACATTAAAGGTAAACCAGCAATTATTACAAGTTTTGTTCCTCAAGGTCAATTGGAATTAATAGTAGAAGGATCTGAAAAAGCGACTGTTAAGATTGAAGAAGTAAAGCCAATGGATGAAGCTTCAATGGCAGATTTAGATAAAGATGCTGAATATGAGAAAACGCCAAGTGAAATTGACAGAAGTAAGCAGCCTGAACTTGGTGATATGCCTTTGATCACGCCACCAACAATTTATGAGACTACGATTGCGAACGGAATAGAAGTTTTAGGTATTCAAAATGATGAATTGCCTTTGGTTAATTTTAGTATTAGACTAAAAGGTGGTGGATTATTAGATGATCCTAACAAACCGGGAATCGCTAACTTGGTGACTGACATCATGCAAGAAGGTACTAAAAACAAGACTCCTGAAGAGTTGGAAGATGCAATTGGTCAAATTGGAGCTAGCATTGGAATGTATACGGGTAATGAGGAAATCGTTATCTATGGTAATTGTCTTGCACGCTATTTTGAGGAGACCATGGCCATAGTTGAAGAAATGATTTTGGAGCCGCGTTGGGACATGGAGGAGTTTGATAGATTGAAAAATGCTCAAATCAATAGTATCAAGCAGAGAAATGCTAATCCTAATGCAATTGCTGGAATTGTTGCCAATAAAATCACTTACGGTGATGACCATATTTTCGCGAAACCATTAAGCGGTACTTTGGAATCGGTTGAATCTATTAGTATAGATGATTTAAAAGGCTATTATGAAAAGTACTTCTCACCTAGTGTAACAAGCTTGCAAATTGCAGGTAGCGTAACTAAGGCTCAAGTGGAGAAGGCATTGTCTGGTTTGAACGAAAACTGGGCTTCAAAGGAAGTTACTTTTCCTGAGTATGAAATGAAAAGTGTGGATGAAGAAGGTAAAATCTATTTTGCTAATTTCTCTAATGCTAAGCAATCAGTAATCAGAATGCAAAGACTGGCAGTAGAAAGAAATCATCCAGATTACTATCCATTAACTGTTGCTAACTACGGTTTAGGTGGAAATTCAGGTGGAAAACTATTCCAAGTGCTAAGAGAAGAGAAAGGATATACCTATGGTGCCTATTCTAATATTAGCTCAAGTACTCAGAAATCTCCATTTGCGGCTTACTCTAGTGTAAAAACCAATACTACTCCGCAGTCAGTAGCTACTTTCAAAGAAGTAATCGAGGCGTACAAGGAGAACTATAACGAAGAGGAATTGGAAAAAGCTAGAACTGCTTTGATTAGAAAAGAGGCGAGAGATTATGAGACTTTAGGTCAAAAACTTAATGTTTTACAGCAAATATCTTCTTACAATTTACCAAAGGATTTTATCAAACAAAATCAGGAAGAATTGAAAGCTTACACTGTTGAGGACATGAAAAAGATCATGGATACTTACATGAACATTAATCAGATGAATTACATCATTGTAGGAGATGCTGAAACTCAATTAGAAGGAGTGAAGGCATTAAACATCAAAGAAGTTGTTAAAGTGGATGAAGACGGAAATCCAGTTGACAATAAGATTGAAGCAATGTAA
- a CDS encoding patatin-like phospholipase family protein — MKIGLALSGGGARGFAHLGIAQYLYEQGIKPDMISGTSAGAIAGSFLAAGYEPKRTMEIISDINFLKFFRPALSWSGLVNLEKISDVLKDYFPENSFEAFKIPLVIATTNFNSGENVNFDSGELIKPLLASASIPVIFKPIIMEGESYVDGGITNNLPANVLKPHVDFTIGVNVNPVGRSNQNGNMKEVLERSMLMIINYQTKEQAKLCDIFIEPKDLSPFKVFSLSKAEEIYEIGYTSAKETFSGLADDHPLTRIKKLA, encoded by the coding sequence ATGAAAATAGGACTAGCACTTTCAGGGGGTGGGGCAAGAGGTTTTGCTCACCTAGGCATCGCTCAATATTTATATGAGCAGGGTATTAAACCAGATATGATTTCAGGGACTAGTGCTGGGGCCATTGCTGGATCGTTTTTGGCAGCAGGCTATGAGCCCAAAAGAACTATGGAGATTATATCAGATATAAACTTCTTGAAATTCTTTAGACCTGCTTTGTCATGGTCGGGATTAGTAAATTTGGAAAAAATATCCGATGTTCTTAAAGATTATTTTCCTGAAAATTCATTTGAAGCCTTTAAAATTCCTTTGGTAATTGCTACAACAAATTTCAATTCCGGTGAGAATGTTAATTTTGATTCCGGAGAACTCATCAAACCGCTTTTAGCTTCTGCAAGCATTCCTGTTATTTTCAAACCCATTATTATGGAAGGGGAATCGTATGTAGATGGAGGGATTACTAATAATTTACCCGCAAATGTCTTGAAACCTCATGTCGATTTTACAATTGGTGTGAATGTCAATCCGGTAGGGCGTTCTAACCAAAATGGAAATATGAAAGAGGTTTTGGAACGCTCAATGTTGATGATTATTAACTATCAAACCAAAGAGCAGGCTAAGTTGTGCGATATATTTATTGAACCGAAAGACCTTTCTCCCTTTAAGGTTTTCTCGCTTTCTAAAGCTGAGGAGATTTATGAAATAGGTTATACTAGCGCCAAAGAGACCTTCTCCGGCCTAGCTGATGATCATCCCTTGACTAGAATCAAGAAACTAGCCTAA
- a CDS encoding MBL fold metallo-hydrolase has product MNLHIIETGFFKLDGGAMFGVVPKSLWSRTNQPDENNMCTWAMRCLAIEDGNQLILIDNGIGDKQSEKFFSHFYLHGDASLDGSLKKAGFSKNDVTDMFLTHLHFDHCGGGVKWQDQDHTKLDIEFKNAKYWSNHDHWKWATEPNAREKASFLKENILPMQESGHLNFADKGNPSPFSQFDILYADGHTDKQMVPKIKYKDKTIVFAADLLPSVGHIPLPYVMGYDVRPLKTLDEKEKFLNEAADNKYIIFLEHDAENECCTVKHTDKGVRLDQTFKLSEVL; this is encoded by the coding sequence ATGAATTTACATATTATAGAAACAGGATTTTTTAAGTTAGATGGTGGTGCTATGTTCGGGGTTGTCCCAAAATCATTATGGTCAAGAACCAATCAACCCGATGAAAATAATATGTGTACTTGGGCAATGCGTTGCCTGGCTATAGAGGATGGAAATCAATTAATTCTCATTGACAATGGGATAGGGGATAAGCAAAGTGAAAAATTCTTCAGTCATTTCTACCTTCATGGAGATGCTAGCCTGGATGGGTCATTGAAAAAAGCGGGTTTTTCGAAAAATGATGTAACCGATATGTTTCTGACTCATCTTCATTTTGATCATTGTGGGGGCGGAGTAAAATGGCAAGATCAAGATCACACAAAGTTGGATATTGAGTTCAAAAATGCTAAGTATTGGTCGAATCATGATCATTGGAAATGGGCCACTGAACCGAATGCCAGAGAAAAAGCTAGTTTCTTGAAGGAAAATATCTTACCCATGCAGGAGAGTGGTCATTTAAATTTTGCGGATAAAGGGAATCCATCTCCCTTTTCTCAATTTGATATTTTATATGCTGATGGGCATACCGATAAGCAAATGGTGCCTAAAATTAAATATAAGGATAAAACTATCGTTTTTGCTGCAGATCTATTACCTTCTGTCGGCCATATTCCTCTACCTTACGTGATGGGCTATGATGTAAGGCCCTTGAAAACTTTGGACGAGAAAGAAAAGTTTTTGAATGAGGCCGCTGATAATAAATATATCATATTTTTAGAACATGATGCGGAAAATGAATGTTGTACTGTTAAACATACTGATAAAGGGGTGCGTTTAGATCAAACATTCAAATTATCTGAAGTTTTGTAA
- a CDS encoding acetyl-CoA carboxylase carboxyltransferase subunit alpha produces MLLEFEQPIVELENKLAGMKSLAEESDVDISDAIKKLEDKIVSLKKETFQNLTRWQRVQLSRHPDRPYTLDYIYEITDDFVELHGDRTVKDDKAMVGGFGNVDGQTFMFIGQQKGRNTKQRQERNFGMANPEGYRKALRLMKMAEKFNKPIVTFIDTPGAFPGLEAEERGQGEAIARNLKEMFMLKVPVICVIIGEGASGGALGIAIGDKVLMLENTWYSVISPESCSSILWRSWDYKEQAAEALKLTAPDMLKNKLIDGIIPEPLGGAHTNLKAVADEVKKTILKNFKALDKKSVDKRIEERIDKFSGMGVVK; encoded by the coding sequence ATGCTTTTGGAATTCGAACAACCTATAGTTGAATTAGAAAATAAATTGGCGGGAATGAAATCACTTGCTGAAGAAAGCGATGTGGATATCTCCGATGCCATCAAAAAACTAGAAGATAAAATTGTGTCCTTAAAAAAAGAGACTTTTCAAAATCTAACCCGATGGCAAAGAGTGCAGCTGTCCCGTCATCCTGACAGACCTTACACATTGGATTATATTTATGAGATCACTGATGACTTTGTGGAGTTGCATGGTGATCGCACTGTAAAAGATGACAAAGCCATGGTAGGTGGTTTTGGTAATGTCGATGGTCAAACATTTATGTTTATTGGTCAGCAGAAAGGTAGAAATACTAAGCAGCGACAAGAAAGAAACTTTGGTATGGCCAATCCCGAAGGTTACAGAAAAGCTTTGAGACTGATGAAGATGGCTGAAAAATTTAATAAGCCTATCGTGACTTTCATTGATACCCCAGGTGCATTTCCAGGGCTTGAAGCAGAAGAAAGAGGACAAGGTGAAGCCATTGCGAGAAATCTTAAAGAGATGTTCATGCTAAAAGTTCCTGTTATCTGTGTTATTATAGGTGAAGGGGCTTCAGGTGGTGCTTTGGGAATTGCCATTGGTGATAAAGTTTTGATGTTAGAAAACACTTGGTATTCTGTAATTTCTCCTGAATCTTGCTCTTCTATTTTATGGAGAAGCTGGGATTATAAAGAGCAGGCAGCAGAGGCTTTAAAGTTAACAGCTCCTGACATGCTGAAGAATAAATTGATAGATGGAATAATTCCTGAGCCACTAGGAGGTGCACATACCAACTTAAAGGCTGTAGCTGATGAGGTGAAAAAAACCATTCTTAAGAATTTTAAGGCGCTGGATAAAAAATCAGTAGATAAGAGAATTGAAGAAAGAATAGATAAGTTTAGTGGAATGGGAGTTGTAAAGTAA